One window of Corynebacterium doosanense CAU 212 = DSM 45436 genomic DNA carries:
- a CDS encoding amino acid ABC transporter ATP-binding protein has protein sequence MTENLMIDAQQVWKSFGRLDVLKGIDLQVPKGTVTCLIGPSGSGKSTMLRCVNHLEKVNAGRLYVDGDLVGYREKEGVLHEISEKDAARQRADIGMVFQQFNLFPHRTALENIMEAPVQVKGVKPDEARKQGMDLLEQVGLAHKADAFPMQLSGGQQQRIAIARALAMEPKLMLFDEPTSALDPELVGDVLQVMKDLAARGMTMLVVTHEMGFAREVADDVVFMDAGVVVERGTPDELLGNPREPRTQSFLSTLLK, from the coding sequence ATGACCGAGAACCTCATGATCGACGCCCAGCAGGTGTGGAAGTCCTTCGGCCGCCTCGACGTGCTCAAGGGCATCGACCTCCAGGTGCCCAAAGGCACCGTCACCTGTCTCATCGGCCCTTCCGGATCGGGCAAGTCCACCATGCTGCGCTGCGTCAACCACCTGGAGAAGGTCAACGCCGGCCGGCTCTACGTCGACGGCGACCTCGTGGGTTACCGCGAGAAGGAGGGCGTGCTCCACGAGATCTCTGAGAAGGACGCGGCCCGCCAGCGCGCGGACATCGGCATGGTGTTCCAGCAGTTCAACCTCTTCCCCCACCGCACCGCGCTGGAGAACATCATGGAGGCTCCCGTCCAGGTCAAGGGAGTGAAGCCCGATGAGGCAAGGAAGCAGGGCATGGATCTGCTCGAGCAGGTCGGCCTCGCCCACAAGGCGGACGCCTTCCCCATGCAGCTCTCCGGCGGCCAGCAGCAGCGCATCGCCATCGCGCGCGCCCTGGCCATGGAACCCAAGCTCATGCTTTTCGACGAGCCCACCTCCGCGCTGGACCCCGAGCTGGTCGGCGACGTACTCCAGGTGATGAAGGACCTCGCCGCTCGCGGCATGACCATGCTCGTGGTCACCCACGAGATGGGTTTCGCCCGCGAGGTCGCCGACGACGTCGTGTTCATGGACGCCGGCGTCGTCGTCGAGCGCGGAACCCCGGACGAGCTGCTGGGCAACCCCCGCGAGCCCCGCACGCAGTCCTTCCTGTCGACCCTGCTGAAGTAG
- a CDS encoding sulfite exporter TauE/SafE family protein, whose amino-acid sequence MTMAILFVTVLVGALLQRVSGMGLGLIASPVLMLLFGPIEGILIVNLLAMINAGASTLTLWRDVDFKILAVIGPALIAGIIPGSFLVRELPTDPLLILVGLLLLLALGVVTVGKRFVPPIDGRLPAAVAGVIGGFMNTLAGAAGPAITVYAQAARWDQRRYAATLQPVFFIAGLGSFSIKLLLGAASFGSVDLLVWPVGIVALALGLFTGVRVAPRVPKPTGRAIALSLAGLGGLTAVVRGVLGMMN is encoded by the coding sequence ATGACGATGGCGATTCTCTTCGTCACCGTCCTCGTCGGCGCGCTGCTGCAGCGTGTCTCGGGCATGGGCCTCGGGCTCATCGCCTCGCCGGTTCTAATGCTGCTGTTCGGGCCGATCGAGGGCATCCTCATCGTTAATCTGCTGGCGATGATCAACGCGGGCGCCTCGACGCTGACGCTGTGGCGCGACGTCGACTTCAAGATTCTCGCCGTCATCGGCCCCGCCCTCATCGCGGGCATCATCCCCGGCTCATTCCTTGTCCGCGAGCTGCCCACGGACCCGCTGCTCATCCTCGTCGGGCTCCTGCTGCTCCTCGCCCTGGGCGTGGTCACGGTGGGCAAGAGGTTTGTCCCGCCTATCGACGGCCGTCTGCCCGCCGCAGTCGCCGGTGTCATCGGCGGGTTCATGAACACCCTCGCCGGTGCCGCCGGGCCGGCGATCACCGTTTATGCGCAGGCGGCGCGGTGGGATCAGCGACGTTACGCCGCGACCCTGCAGCCGGTCTTCTTCATCGCCGGACTGGGATCGTTCTCCATCAAGCTGCTGCTGGGTGCGGCGAGCTTCGGTTCCGTGGACCTGCTGGTCTGGCCGGTGGGGATCGTCGCCCTGGCGCTGGGCCTGTTCACGGGGGTGCGGGTCGCGCCGCGGGTGCCCAAACCTACGGGCCGGGCCATCGCGCTCTCGCTCGCGGGCCTGGGTGGTCTGACCGCCGTGGTCCGGGGCGTGCTGGGAATGATGAACTAG
- the coaD gene encoding pantetheine-phosphate adenylyltransferase, translating into MNESRTVVCPGSFDPVTNGHLDIFTRAAEQFDRVIILVTGNPAKKSGLFSVDERKELIADVTSHLPNVTVDHWAGLLVDYTTAHRVTALVKGLRSSLDYDYEQPMAQMNRRLSGVDTFFVMTDEKFGYVSSSLCKEVVKYGGDITGLVPDVVLAAMKQKFRAQ; encoded by the coding sequence ATGAATGAGTCACGAACGGTGGTCTGCCCGGGTTCCTTCGACCCGGTGACCAACGGCCACCTGGACATCTTCACCCGCGCCGCAGAACAGTTCGACCGCGTCATCATCCTGGTCACCGGCAACCCCGCGAAGAAGTCCGGCCTGTTCAGCGTGGACGAGCGTAAGGAGCTCATCGCGGACGTCACCTCGCATCTTCCCAATGTCACCGTCGACCACTGGGCGGGCCTGCTGGTGGACTACACCACGGCCCACCGGGTGACCGCCCTGGTCAAGGGTCTGCGTTCGTCGCTCGACTATGACTACGAGCAGCCGATGGCGCAGATGAACAGGCGCCTGTCGGGCGTCGACACGTTTTTTGTCATGACCGACGAGAAGTTCGGTTATGTCTCCTCCTCGCTGTGCAAGGAGGTGGTGAAGTACGGCGGCGACATCACCGGGCTGGTGCCGGACGTGGTGCTGGCGGCCATGAAACAGAAGTTCCGTGCCCAATGA
- a CDS encoding amino acid ABC transporter permease encodes MTTPATRLEQHGRPERPERIEAKPLRHPGRWIFAFVLLALAVLFAVDALGREAYGWDTYRQYLLDTRVATAALHTIALTILAMIIGVVGGVLLAVMRMSPNPVFRGIAWVYLWIFRGTPIYVQLVFWGLLGAIYQSINLGFTEVSLENVLSSAFVLAFLGLGFNEAGYMAEIVRSGVSSVPAGQLEASKALGMGWGMTMRRTVLPQAMRIIIPPTGNELISMLKTTSLVVAIPYSHELYGRSTDIAASLFEPVPLLLVAATWYLAITSVLMIGQHYLEKYFERGSTRELTGRQLATLADAEGSVPRNVTVIPENNYQRGN; translated from the coding sequence ATGACTACTCCCGCAACCCGGCTCGAGCAGCATGGGCGCCCTGAGCGTCCCGAGCGCATTGAGGCCAAGCCCCTGCGCCACCCCGGCCGCTGGATCTTCGCGTTTGTCCTGCTCGCGCTGGCCGTGCTGTTCGCCGTCGACGCCCTCGGCCGCGAGGCCTACGGCTGGGACACCTACCGGCAGTACCTGCTGGACACCCGCGTCGCGACGGCCGCCCTGCACACCATCGCGCTGACCATCCTGGCCATGATCATCGGCGTGGTCGGTGGTGTCCTGCTCGCGGTCATGCGCATGTCCCCCAATCCGGTGTTCCGGGGCATCGCGTGGGTCTACCTGTGGATCTTCCGCGGCACCCCGATCTACGTGCAGCTGGTGTTCTGGGGCCTGCTCGGGGCAATTTATCAAAGTATCAACCTCGGATTCACCGAGGTGTCGCTGGAGAACGTCCTCTCCAGCGCCTTCGTCCTCGCCTTCCTCGGCCTGGGCTTCAACGAGGCCGGCTACATGGCCGAGATCGTGCGCTCCGGCGTCTCCTCGGTCCCCGCGGGCCAGCTCGAGGCCTCCAAGGCGCTGGGCATGGGCTGGGGCATGACCATGCGTCGCACGGTCCTGCCGCAGGCGATGCGCATCATCATCCCGCCCACGGGCAACGAACTCATCTCCATGCTCAAGACCACCTCCCTGGTCGTGGCCATCCCCTACTCGCACGAGCTCTACGGCCGCTCCACGGACATCGCGGCCTCGCTCTTCGAGCCGGTCCCGCTGCTGCTCGTCGCCGCCACCTGGTATCTGGCCATCACCTCGGTGCTCATGATCGGCCAGCACTACCTGGAGAAGTACTTCGAGCGCGGCTCCACCCGCGAGCTCACCGGCCGGCAGCTCGCCACGCTGGCCGACGCGGAGGGCAGCGTCCCCCGCAACGTCACCGTCATCCCGGAGAACAACTACCAGAGGGGCAACTAA
- a CDS encoding HNH endonuclease signature motif containing protein yields the protein MLDVLTDTSRLADTDLITLLQSTHVDSNRHFAAFLVSLAEFDRRGFGLRAGASSTAAWLDRTLGIARSTSYGYLHTSRVLADFPLLTDRFLAGELSYSKVRLLERHLTEDNEADLVALALRLTYHELRLALAGRGSAPEGPAKDRLTIRIDEHGRYLLEANLSPALGAQLAAALKLGELASRRDIAEIDRERLADDEQLSGLLDETPAATRFGQASDALSGFIGMMNLARSSTSSAQRAPGAQVQVVMTEDGHAFLPGNPAAPAAALSGLMGNADFRGHLLDARGVHLKMGRRRRVVNGGQELALLVSWLFQCATPGCSHTRFLQFHHIRDWARGGLTDCENLIPLCSRCHSMFATGELRLAHHPTDAHRLVFGFPDGSTFVSRNRGLPQRDDRAKLPAIEEPEYREWGEGFDESTSVDSPA from the coding sequence ATGCTCGACGTACTCACGGACACCAGCCGACTCGCCGATACCGACCTCATCACACTCCTGCAGTCCACACATGTGGACTCGAACCGCCACTTTGCGGCCTTCCTGGTCTCGCTCGCGGAGTTTGACCGCCGCGGGTTCGGGCTGCGCGCCGGCGCGTCATCGACCGCCGCCTGGCTGGACCGGACCCTCGGTATCGCGCGGTCCACCAGCTACGGCTACCTGCACACCTCGCGGGTGCTCGCCGACTTCCCGCTGCTCACCGACAGGTTCCTCGCCGGGGAACTGTCCTACTCCAAGGTGCGCCTGCTGGAGCGCCATCTCACTGAGGACAACGAGGCCGATCTCGTCGCGCTGGCGCTACGCCTGACCTACCACGAACTTCGTTTGGCTCTGGCCGGGCGAGGAAGCGCTCCCGAGGGCCCGGCAAAGGATCGCTTGACCATCCGGATCGACGAGCATGGGCGCTACCTGCTCGAGGCCAACCTTTCCCCGGCCCTCGGGGCGCAGCTGGCGGCGGCCCTGAAACTCGGTGAGCTGGCCAGCCGGCGCGATATCGCCGAGATCGACCGGGAGCGCCTGGCCGACGATGAGCAGCTCAGCGGCCTATTGGACGAGACCCCCGCCGCCACCCGCTTCGGCCAGGCCTCCGATGCACTCTCGGGCTTCATCGGGATGATGAACCTGGCGCGGTCCTCGACCTCCAGCGCCCAACGCGCGCCCGGTGCCCAGGTACAGGTGGTGATGACCGAGGACGGCCACGCCTTCCTTCCTGGCAATCCTGCCGCGCCAGCGGCTGCGCTCAGCGGTCTCATGGGCAACGCCGACTTCCGGGGCCACCTGCTTGATGCCAGGGGAGTGCACCTCAAGATGGGCCGCAGGCGAAGGGTGGTCAACGGAGGCCAGGAATTGGCCCTGCTGGTGTCCTGGCTGTTCCAGTGCGCGACCCCGGGGTGCAGTCACACCCGGTTCCTCCAGTTCCACCACATCCGGGACTGGGCCCGGGGTGGACTGACGGATTGTGAGAACCTCATCCCGCTGTGCTCCAGGTGTCATTCCATGTTCGCTACGGGGGAGCTACGGCTGGCGCATCACCCCACGGACGCGCACCGCCTGGTGTTCGGATTCCCGGACGGATCGACATTCGTCTCTCGCAACCGTGGCCTTCCGCAACGGGACGACCGGGCGAAGCTACCGGCTATCGAGGAGCCGGAGTACCGCGAGTGGGGAGAAGGCTTCGACGAGTCCACAAGTGTGGACTCTCCGGCATGA